The Halanaerobium praevalens DSM 2228 genome contains a region encoding:
- a CDS encoding secondary thiamine-phosphate synthase enzyme YjbQ: protein MFSQLTIKTNKKIDFVDLTAEIKKKISDSKIKSGLIQINIPHTTAAVTINENADPDVKEDIKKEINKLIPFQDDYQHLEGNSAAHIKSSLFGNDQSIIFEDGKLKLGTWQGIYFCEFDGPRKRLVNLKIIKA from the coding sequence ATGTTTAGTCAATTGACAATTAAAACTAATAAAAAAATAGATTTTGTTGATTTAACTGCTGAAATCAAAAAAAAGATTAGCGATTCAAAAATTAAGTCTGGTTTAATTCAAATAAATATCCCTCATACTACTGCAGCAGTAACTATTAATGAAAATGCAGATCCAGATGTCAAAGAGGATATAAAAAAAGAAATTAATAAATTGATTCCATTTCAAGATGATTATCAACATTTAGAAGGTAATTCTGCTGCACATATTAAATCTAGTTTATTTGGCAATGATCAAAGTATTATTTTTGAAGATGGAAAATTAAAATTAGGGACTTGGCAGGGGATTTATTTTTGTGAATTTGATGGTCCAAGAAAAAGACTAGTTAATTTAAAAATTATTAAAGCTTAA
- the lysS gene encoding lysine--tRNA ligase, translating into MSDNILEDMNELMIQRRDKLSELRKEKENAFAEKYKVTHHAAEVESNFAELEEKEVRLAGRLMAIRTHGKASFADLVDMSGKVQLYVKQNNIGEDRYEFFQDLDLGDVVGITGTVFKTNRGQISIRVASFELLTKSLRPLPEKFHGLKDKDIRYRQRYLDLIVNPDVKETFVIRSKIIKEMRRYLEDKGFLEVETPMMHPIAGGATARPFVTHHNALDMDLYLRIAPELYLKKLIVGGFEKVFEINRNFRNEGMSYKHNPEFTTMELYQAQADYHDMMELTENLISYLAAEVLDTQVVEYEETEIDFTAPWDRITMVDAIKKYAKVDFSAIESAEEAYELAASVGVKPEPGLSYGEVINEVFEERVEEKLIQPTFIMDYPIEVSPLAKKMDEDPRFTYRFEAFVYGREIANAFSELNDPEEQKRRFEKQVEMREAGDEEAQMMDYDFIRALEYGMPPTGGLGIGIDRLIMFLTNSSSIRDVILFPTMRPESNE; encoded by the coding sequence ATGAGTGATAATATACTCGAAGATATGAATGAATTAATGATCCAAAGAAGAGACAAGCTATCTGAACTAAGAAAAGAAAAAGAAAATGCTTTTGCTGAAAAATATAAAGTAACTCATCATGCTGCAGAAGTAGAAAGCAATTTTGCAGAATTAGAAGAAAAAGAAGTTAGACTAGCTGGAAGATTAATGGCTATTCGTACTCATGGGAAGGCAAGTTTTGCTGATTTAGTTGATATGAGTGGAAAAGTACAATTATATGTTAAGCAAAATAATATTGGTGAAGATCGCTATGAATTTTTTCAAGATTTGGATCTGGGAGATGTCGTAGGTATTACTGGTACCGTATTTAAAACCAATAGAGGTCAAATTTCAATTAGAGTAGCTTCTTTTGAGCTTTTAACTAAATCATTAAGACCTTTACCTGAAAAATTTCATGGTTTAAAGGATAAAGATATTCGTTATCGCCAAAGATATTTAGATTTAATAGTGAACCCAGATGTAAAAGAAACTTTTGTAATTAGAAGTAAGATTATTAAAGAAATGAGAAGATATTTAGAAGATAAAGGATTTTTAGAAGTAGAAACTCCTATGATGCATCCAATTGCAGGTGGAGCAACTGCTCGTCCTTTTGTTACTCATCATAATGCTTTAGATATGGATTTATATCTAAGGATTGCCCCAGAACTATATCTCAAGAAATTAATTGTTGGAGGTTTTGAAAAAGTATTTGAAATTAATAGAAACTTCCGTAATGAGGGGATGTCTTATAAACATAATCCAGAATTTACAACGATGGAGCTTTACCAAGCTCAAGCTGATTACCATGATATGATGGAATTAACTGAAAACCTAATTAGCTATTTAGCTGCTGAAGTTTTAGATACTCAAGTAGTAGAATATGAAGAGACTGAAATTGATTTTACTGCTCCTTGGGATAGAATTACTATGGTAGATGCCATTAAAAAATATGCAAAAGTTGATTTTTCAGCAATAGAATCAGCTGAAGAAGCATATGAACTTGCAGCTTCTGTAGGGGTAAAACCAGAACCAGGTCTTTCTTATGGTGAAGTTATTAATGAGGTTTTTGAAGAGAGAGTTGAAGAAAAATTAATTCAGCCTACTTTTATTATGGACTATCCCATTGAAGTTTCTCCATTAGCAAAGAAAATGGATGAAGACCCTCGTTTTACTTATAGGTTTGAAGCTTTTGTTTATGGAAGAGAGATTGCAAATGCATTTAGTGAGTTAAATGATCCAGAAGAACAAAAACGAAGATTTGAAAAACAAGTTGAAATGCGTGAAGCTGGTGATGAAGAAGCTCAGATGATGGATTATGATTTCATTCGAGCTTTAGAATATGGTATGCCACCTACAGGTGGATTAGGGATTGGGATTGATAGATTAATTATGTTTTTAACTAATTCAAGTTCAATTAGAGATGTAATTCTTTTTCCAACTATGAGACCAGAAAGTAATGAATAG
- the greA gene encoding transcription elongation factor GreA, translated as MADQVMLTEEGFEKLEQELEYLETEKRREVAKRIKVAREFGDISENSEYDDAKNEQAFVEGRIQEIKNMLSDAHVVKDDEVTDKKVNLGTTVMLNDLDNDEQISYTLVGSAEADPLNYKISNESPIGKAILGHAIGDQVKVDTPGGEVNYEIISIKKVKK; from the coding sequence ATGGCAGATCAGGTAATGCTGACTGAAGAAGGATTTGAAAAATTAGAGCAAGAACTAGAATATTTGGAAACTGAAAAAAGGCGTGAAGTAGCAAAAAGAATTAAAGTTGCAAGAGAATTTGGAGATATTAGTGAGAACTCAGAATATGATGATGCTAAAAATGAGCAAGCTTTTGTTGAAGGTAGAATTCAAGAGATTAAAAATATGTTGAGTGATGCTCATGTAGTAAAAGATGATGAAGTAACTGATAAAAAAGTTAATTTAGGTACAACTGTTATGTTAAATGATCTTGATAATGATGAGCAAATCAGCTATACTTTAGTTGGTTCTGCAGAAGCAGACCCTTTAAATTATAAAATTTCTAATGAATCACCGATTGGAAAAGCAATTTTAGGCCATGCAATTGGAGATCAAGTTAAAGTTGATACTCCAGGTGGAGAAGTTAACTATGAAATTATATCAATCAAAAAGGTTAAAAAATAA
- the dusB gene encoding tRNA dihydrouridine synthase DusB, whose amino-acid sequence MEFNDLKVETPVFLAPMAGVSDYPYRQLIREMGVELLYTEMVSAKGYEYGNRRTSELITFSEKPQAKIAVQIFGEDPKFMAQAAAGIVEEYGADLIDINMGCPARKIVKNGAGSALMKNLNLAAEVIEAVVDSAKVPVTVKMRSGWDQKNINAVELAKVAAEAGAAAVAVHGRTRNQFYKGEADWEIIKAVVAAVEIPVIGNGDIFSAAAAKAIFEQTKCQGIMIGRAAQGYPWIFKEVIQYLKTGKIIDSPAAYQKIEMAIRHLKLAVNYYGERHGVPIMRKHISWYLKGLANASEMKNKVNQLTKADELIELLQKYQKNLRN is encoded by the coding sequence ATGGAATTTAATGATTTAAAGGTAGAAACACCTGTTTTTTTAGCTCCAATGGCTGGAGTAAGTGATTATCCGTATCGCCAGTTGATTAGAGAAATGGGAGTAGAACTTCTTTATACAGAAATGGTTAGTGCTAAAGGTTATGAGTATGGTAATCGAAGAACTTCTGAATTAATAACTTTTAGTGAAAAGCCACAAGCTAAAATTGCTGTTCAGATTTTTGGTGAAGACCCTAAATTTATGGCTCAAGCTGCAGCTGGTATTGTGGAAGAATATGGTGCTGATCTGATAGATATTAATATGGGTTGTCCTGCAAGAAAAATTGTAAAAAATGGAGCAGGATCTGCTTTAATGAAAAACTTAAACCTTGCAGCTGAAGTTATAGAAGCTGTAGTTGATTCAGCTAAGGTGCCCGTAACAGTAAAAATGAGAAGTGGTTGGGATCAAAAAAATATTAATGCTGTAGAATTAGCAAAAGTTGCAGCAGAAGCTGGAGCAGCTGCAGTAGCTGTTCATGGTAGAACAAGAAATCAGTTTTATAAAGGTGAGGCAGATTGGGAGATAATTAAAGCTGTTGTAGCGGCAGTTGAGATTCCAGTGATTGGAAATGGAGATATTTTTTCAGCAGCTGCAGCTAAAGCGATTTTTGAACAAACAAAGTGTCAAGGAATAATGATTGGAAGAGCAGCCCAAGGTTATCCCTGGATTTTTAAAGAGGTTATTCAATATTTGAAAACTGGCAAAATAATTGACTCTCCTGCTGCTTATCAAAAAATTGAAATGGCTATTAGACATTTAAAATTAGCTGTTAATTATTATGGCGAAAGACATGGTGTTCCTATTATGCGAAAACATATTTCTTGGTATTTAAAGGGTTTGGCTAATGCTAGTGAAATGAAAAACAAAGTTAATCAGTTAACTAAGGCTGATGAGCTAATTGAATTGTTACAAAAGTATCAAAAAAACTTAAGAAATTAA
- a CDS encoding type III pantothenate kinase has protein sequence MILTMDIGNTNTVLGLYQGEELKTHWRIATDRNKTPDEYGMLFKNLFQSENISNQAVNSIIISSVVPPILRILKKTAYRYFDVNPLVIGPGIKTGMNIKTDNPKEVGADRIVNAVAAGHLYDGPLIIVDFGTATTFCAVSRKKEYLGGSIAPGIGISAEALFRQSAKLPRIELIEPGKAIGKNTIDGMKAGIVYGFVGQVEYLIKRLKSELSEEATVIATGGLVSLIAAETDLIDYVEPFLTLKGLKYIANVNGVVS, from the coding sequence ATGATTTTAACAATGGATATTGGTAATACTAATACAGTATTAGGTTTATATCAAGGGGAAGAGTTAAAAACTCACTGGAGAATTGCTACTGATAGAAATAAAACTCCAGATGAATATGGAATGCTTTTTAAAAATTTATTTCAATCAGAAAACATAAGTAATCAAGCAGTTAATTCAATTATTATTTCTAGTGTTGTACCACCAATTTTGAGGATTTTAAAGAAAACTGCTTACCGTTATTTTGATGTTAATCCTTTGGTAATTGGCCCAGGAATTAAGACTGGAATGAATATTAAAACAGACAATCCCAAAGAAGTTGGAGCTGATAGAATAGTAAATGCAGTTGCTGCTGGTCACCTTTATGATGGCCCACTAATAATTGTAGATTTTGGAACAGCTACAACTTTTTGTGCTGTTTCAAGAAAAAAAGAATATCTTGGTGGCTCAATAGCACCTGGAATTGGAATTTCTGCAGAAGCATTATTTAGACAGTCAGCTAAATTGCCCAGGATTGAATTAATTGAGCCTGGAAAGGCCATTGGAAAAAACACTATTGATGGTATGAAAGCTGGAATAGTTTATGGTTTTGTTGGTCAAGTTGAATATTTAATTAAAAGGTTAAAGAGTGAGTTATCAGAAGAAGCAACTGTAATTGCAACAGGTGGTTTAGTTAGTCTAATTGCTGCTGAAACTGATTTAATTGACTATGTTGAACCCTTTTTAACTTTAAAAGGTTTAAAATATATTGCTAATGTAAATGGAGTGGTTTCTTAA
- a CDS encoding NAD(P)H-dependent flavin oxidoreductase has translation MKLPKLEIADLKVKIPVIQGGMAIRVSMAELAAAVANEGGIGVIGASVMSPQELKAEIKKARSLSDGIIGVNIMFAASGFSELLKASVEAGIDCIISGAGFSRDMFTVGKKYNTPVIPIVSSLKLARISEKLGAAAVVVEGGNAGGHLGSNEHSFDLIKKIVTKVKIPVIGAGEAVNPPDMEAMFKLGVDGIQMGTRFLASKEASVSEKFKELCVSASGEDVMKIMSSVGYKANAIKTRFADLIKAGRAPAPANCNQCLKNCTKKFCIKDALVNAKAGNLETGVFFTGAGIGRVKEILSTKEIFQRIKEYFKA, from the coding sequence GAGTTTCAATGGCAGAATTGGCTGCTGCTGTTGCCAATGAAGGTGGTATTGGAGTTATTGGAGCCTCTGTGATGAGCCCTCAAGAATTAAAAGCTGAAATTAAAAAAGCTAGAAGTTTAAGTGATGGTATAATTGGAGTAAATATTATGTTTGCTGCTTCTGGTTTTAGTGAACTGTTGAAGGCTTCGGTCGAAGCTGGGATAGATTGTATAATTTCTGGAGCTGGTTTTTCTCGAGATATGTTTACAGTTGGTAAAAAATATAATACTCCAGTAATTCCTATAGTTTCCTCTTTGAAATTGGCACGAATTTCAGAAAAATTAGGAGCAGCTGCAGTAGTAGTTGAAGGTGGAAATGCTGGCGGTCACTTAGGAAGTAATGAACATAGTTTTGATTTAATCAAAAAAATTGTAACTAAAGTAAAAATTCCTGTTATTGGAGCTGGAGAAGCCGTTAATCCACCTGACATGGAAGCAATGTTTAAATTAGGTGTTGATGGAATACAAATGGGAACTAGATTTTTAGCGAGTAAAGAAGCATCTGTTTCAGAAAAATTTAAAGAATTATGTGTTAGTGCTTCTGGAGAAGATGTAATGAAAATAATGAGTTCAGTTGGGTATAAGGCAAATGCTATCAAAACTAGGTTTGCAGACCTAATTAAGGCTGGTCGAGCCCCTGCTCCAGCTAATTGTAATCAATGTTTAAAAAATTGTACTAAGAAATTTTGTATAAAAGATGCTTTAGTTAACGCTAAAGCAGGTAATTTAGAAACAGGAGTCTTTTTTACAGGAGCTGGAATTGGTAGGGTTAAAGAAATTTTATCCACTAAAGAAATTTTCCAGAGAATTAAAGAATATTTTAAAGCTTAA